One Spinacia oleracea cultivar Varoflay chromosome 4, BTI_SOV_V1, whole genome shotgun sequence DNA segment encodes these proteins:
- the LOC130459793 gene encoding uncharacterized protein produces MAKSNYSVNVVAFFLVFTLLISNDIAIVKGDNHADESETPLEFPRKLLEAIHHCGWWTHTHFGRARCLSFFGNRRCRASCRSSGAVTGECKWRALGCSCYFGRC; encoded by the exons ATGGCCAAATCAAATTACTCGGTTAATGTAGTGGCATTCTTCCTCGTTTTCACCCTTCTTATAAGCAATG ACATCGCAATAGTAAAGGGTGACAATCATGCTGATGAATCCGAAACACCACTTGAGTTTCCTAGAAAGCTATTAGAAGCCATTCATCACTGTGGATGGTGGACGCATACTCACTTTGGCAGAGCAAGATGCTTGTCTTTCTTTGGTAATAGAAGGTGTCGCGCAAGCTGCAGGAGTTCTGGAGCAGTTACCGGGGAGTGCAAATGGCGTGCACTAGGTTGCTCATGTTACTTTGGGCGTTGTTGA